One genomic window of Streptococcus mitis includes the following:
- a CDS encoding SspB-related isopeptide-forming adhesin, translating to MHKVRETKTYGSIRKSKIYGTCGVILGLAALSMISPVMADERTENPATNAPYAQTSPSSISTENQGKSEEKTGTLEVSISHSSLDETVKKAQEAGLKVEFDSVVDKGIASTASELDKKQKEVESDYRTQADSVEKVTEKYIEEKKQNQAERKKIQEENASKKEKYQKDLDSYKAEVNRINQKNTSIRAENEKNQRENQAETDRINQENAEIRKRNAAKKVAYENSLTDYTKKLATIKAEREAIQTSKPLFGSDTGFKVYGEFNTFGQGMEYYVDFTVVPDDDLQVESMDGFLGYHADTYVTGSEGTQVGKDRTGVYDVIKAPKVGDTFYIHNIGTLTDGRKIMAKVMVSDLGDYQGEVQNGVPVTDPDIYLKGGDGGSFYFVYNNHTRLEMVFDFYIEGTTTPASLLIGTVITDVDWGQGSNLSYGSSGRGMVINPSGSGLNFDGRVMKGVEYGVNDTSDIPKGSFASVGYGSSLTYLHTSSPGSTEGRTRAEWDAENASGNAQNVVFTILGSGAELKKAPFLTKPFEPTYEKETTPPSSPKGKEEEALPPKPEEPKEKEIPSLLSAPTVRVRYARLQATPDLEKFVKNSTGESIDKSYVPKLSTVQWELTTKPLPANREAITDFEIVDALPSGFVLDVEASKNASSDFELTYDESSHVVRMKGLESLKSKLNQDLSKEVQVPAPVLVGKVINDGATYKNNFQLKINNKYESYSNIVQVSTPGKPNDPDNPNNNLITPLKHNHNKDGVIIDGKTVLAGSTNYYHITLDYDQYKGMKADSSTILKGFGAIDDYPEEAVTINQSDIRYIDSEGQEVAGISVYQYDSIDAVDNDKVKAFLASSEIKPKGAFQVFLVDDPEAYFNQYIKAGKSVTIIDPMVTKEELRNTGKSFENTAYQVDFGNGYQTDTVVNNVPTVKPTKKNLNKAGVNIDGKQVLAGSVNYYKVTADYSQYKGIEADKDRIGKGFYIVDDYPEEAVTINQDGVQVTDSKGQVVKGLKMALYESLDKAPSGVQEALKSSNFTPKGAIQVFEAENPEEFYKTYVQAGEVLTITNPMTVKKELGQTGGKYENTAYQLDFGSAYITDTVVNNVPTAKPTKKNLNKAGVNIDGKQVLAGSVNYYKVTADYSQYKGIEADKDRIGKGFYIVDDYPEEAVTINQDGVQVTDSKGQVVKGLKMALYESLDKAPSGVQEALKSSNFTPKGAIQVFEAENPEEFYKTYVQTGEVLTITNPMTVKKELGQTGGKYENTAYQIDFGMAYVTETVVNNVPKIEPKKDVVIDHLSKESLDGKEVKLNQTFNYKLVGSLIPRDRSEQLFEYKFSDDYDETHDEYQGVYQVFATVDFETSDGQKFKAGDELTKYTSQVVDKEKGKVDISFDDAFLKSILETSEFQAEAYLQMTRIQSGTVENTYSHAVNGVEVVSNTVVTHTPEEVKPEEPKKEEPKPEEPKHEEPKEEVSKVELPNTGMSSSNNLALLGMVMGTIALALSMRKKKE from the coding sequence ATGCACAAAGTAAGAGAAACAAAAACATATGGCTCTATTCGGAAATCAAAAATTTATGGAACTTGTGGAGTGATACTAGGTTTAGCAGCTTTAAGTATGATAAGTCCAGTTATGGCAGATGAACGAACTGAAAATCCAGCCACAAATGCGCCTTATGCCCAGACGAGTCCAAGCAGTATTTCTACTGAAAATCAAGGAAAGAGTGAAGAAAAAACAGGAACGTTAGAAGTTTCTATTTCTCATTCTAGTTTAGATGAAACTGTTAAAAAGGCACAAGAAGCTGGATTGAAGGTGGAATTTGATTCTGTAGTAGATAAAGGAATCGCAAGTACAGCCTCTGAGTTGGACAAAAAGCAAAAGGAAGTCGAAAGTGATTATCGCACACAAGCAGATAGTGTTGAGAAAGTTACTGAAAAATATATAGAAGAAAAGAAACAGAATCAAGCAGAACGAAAGAAAATCCAAGAAGAAAATGCTTCAAAGAAAGAAAAATATCAAAAGGATTTAGATTCTTATAAGGCTGAAGTTAATCGAATTAATCAGAAGAATACTAGTATTCGTGCAGAGAATGAAAAAAATCAACGAGAGAATCAGGCAGAAACAGATCGTATTAATCAAGAGAACGCAGAAATCCGAAAACGAAATGCAGCTAAGAAAGTAGCTTATGAAAACTCTTTGACAGACTATACAAAGAAGCTAGCAACTATTAAAGCTGAGCGAGAGGCAATTCAAACAAGCAAGCCTTTATTTGGATCTGATACAGGTTTTAAAGTCTATGGAGAATTTAATACATTTGGTCAAGGGATGGAGTATTATGTTGACTTTACAGTTGTACCAGATGATGATCTCCAAGTCGAGAGCATGGACGGATTTTTAGGCTATCATGCAGATACTTATGTAACAGGGAGTGAAGGAACTCAAGTTGGCAAAGATCGTACAGGAGTCTACGATGTAATTAAAGCTCCAAAAGTTGGAGATACATTTTATATTCATAATATTGGAACGTTGACAGATGGTAGAAAGATTATGGCAAAAGTCATGGTTTCTGATTTAGGAGACTACCAAGGAGAAGTTCAAAATGGTGTTCCTGTGACAGATCCGGATATTTATCTTAAGGGAGGAGATGGAGGAAGTTTCTACTTTGTCTATAATAATCATACCCGTTTGGAAATGGTTTTTGATTTTTATATTGAAGGTACGACAACACCAGCTTCTTTATTAATTGGTACAGTGATTACAGATGTCGATTGGGGGCAAGGCTCAAATTTGAGTTATGGTTCATCTGGTCGTGGAATGGTTATTAATCCAAGTGGCTCTGGTTTAAATTTTGATGGTCGTGTTATGAAGGGAGTAGAATATGGTGTTAATGATACCTCGGATATCCCTAAGGGTTCTTTTGCTTCAGTAGGATATGGCTCTAGTCTAACGTACCTTCACACCTCATCTCCTGGTTCGACAGAGGGAAGAACTCGTGCTGAATGGGATGCAGAGAATGCGAGTGGAAATGCTCAAAATGTCGTGTTTACAATTTTGGGATCTGGTGCAGAATTGAAAAAGGCACCTTTCTTAACAAAACCATTTGAGCCAACCTATGAGAAGGAAACTACTCCACCAAGTTCTCCAAAAGGGAAAGAAGAGGAAGCACTACCACCAAAACCAGAGGAGCCAAAGGAGAAAGAAATTCCATCTTTGTTGTCAGCTCCAACAGTTAGAGTTAGATATGCACGTTTACAGGCTACACCTGATCTTGAAAAGTTTGTAAAGAATTCTACAGGTGAATCTATTGATAAAAGCTATGTGCCTAAGCTTTCAACAGTACAGTGGGAATTAACAACTAAGCCTCTTCCAGCTAATCGTGAAGCTATTACAGACTTTGAGATTGTAGATGCCTTGCCTTCAGGTTTTGTACTAGATGTAGAAGCTTCAAAGAACGCTAGCTCAGATTTTGAATTAACTTATGACGAGTCGAGTCATGTTGTTCGAATGAAAGGCTTAGAAAGTTTGAAATCTAAGCTTAATCAAGATTTAAGTAAGGAAGTACAAGTACCAGCTCCAGTTTTAGTAGGAAAAGTTATAAATGATGGTGCAACCTACAAGAATAATTTCCAATTAAAAATTAATAATAAGTACGAAAGTTATTCAAATATTGTTCAGGTTTCAACCCCAGGTAAACCGAACGATCCAGACAATCCGAATAACAACTTGATCACACCTCTCAAACACAATCATAATAAGGATGGTGTTATTATTGATGGTAAAACAGTTCTAGCTGGTTCAACGAATTACTATCATATAACCTTGGATTATGATCAATATAAGGGGATGAAGGCAGATTCATCTACTATTCTAAAAGGATTTGGTGCGATTGATGATTATCCAGAAGAGGCTGTTACGATTAATCAATCGGATATTCGTTATATTGACAGTGAAGGACAAGAAGTTGCTGGTATCTCAGTGTATCAGTATGATTCTATAGATGCCGTTGATAATGATAAGGTAAAAGCTTTTCTTGCTAGTTCTGAAATTAAGCCCAAGGGTGCTTTCCAAGTATTTTTAGTGGATGATCCAGAAGCCTATTTTAACCAGTATATCAAAGCAGGGAAATCGGTTACAATTATTGATCCAATGGTAACTAAGGAAGAACTGCGAAATACAGGGAAATCATTTGAAAATACAGCTTATCAAGTTGATTTTGGTAACGGTTATCAAACAGATACAGTTGTAAATAATGTTCCTACTGTTAAACCTACCAAGAAGAATCTGAATAAAGCAGGTGTTAACATCGATGGGAAACAGGTCTTGGCAGGTTCTGTCAACTACTACAAGGTAACGGCAGATTATAGCCAATACAAGGGCATTGAAGCAGATAAAGACCGTATTGGTAAAGGATTCTATATCGTTGATGATTACCCAGAAGAAGCTGTTACAATCAATCAAGACGGTGTTCAAGTGACAGATTCTAAAGGGCAAGTAGTTAAAGGTTTGAAAATGGCTCTTTATGAGAGTCTAGATAAGGCACCATCAGGTGTCCAAGAAGCCCTGAAGTCTAGCAATTTCACTCCGAAAGGAGCGATTCAAGTATTCGAGGCAGAGAATCCAGAGGAGTTCTACAAGACCTACGTGCAAGCTGGAGAAGTTCTGACGATTACCAACCCAATGACTGTTAAGAAGGAATTGGGTCAAACAGGTGGTAAGTACGAAAATACAGCTTATCAGCTTGATTTTGGTTCAGCTTATATCACAGATACAGTTGTAAATAATGTTCCTACTGCGAAACCTACCAAGAAGAATCTGAATAAAGCAGGTGTTAACATCGATGGGAAACAGGTCTTGGCAGGCTCTGTCAACTACTACAAGGTAACGGCAGATTATAGCCAATACAAGGGCATTGAAGCAGATAAAGACCGTATTGGTAAAGGGTTCTATATCGTTGATGATTACCCAGAAGAAGCTGTTACAATCAATCAAGATGGTGTTCAAGTAACGGATTCTAAAGGTCAAGTAGTTAAAGGTTTGAAAATGGCTCTTTATGAGAGTCTAGATAAGGCACCATCAGGTGTCCAAGAAGCCCTGAAGTCTAGCAATTTCACTCCGAAAGGAGCGATTCAAGTATTCGAGGCAGAGAATCCAGAGGAGTTCTACAAGACCTACGTGCAAACTGGAGAAGTTCTGACGATTACCAACCCAATGACTGTCAAGAAGGAATTGGGTCAAACAGGTGGTAAGTACGAAAATACAGCTTATCAAATTGATTTTGGTATGGCCTATGTAACTGAAACAGTAGTCAATAATGTTCCAAAGATTGAACCAAAGAAAGATGTTGTAATCGACCATCTAAGCAAAGAAAGCTTGGATGGAAAAGAGGTCAAACTGAATCAAACATTTAATTATAAATTAGTTGGTTCCTTGATACCAAGAGATCGCTCAGAGCAGTTGTTTGAGTATAAGTTTAGCGATGATTATGATGAAACACATGATGAGTATCAAGGTGTATATCAAGTGTTTGCGACTGTAGACTTTGAAACAAGTGACGGTCAAAAATTTAAAGCTGGAGATGAATTAACTAAGTATACTAGTCAGGTAGTAGACAAAGAAAAAGGAAAAGTAGATATTAGCTTTGATGATGCTTTCTTGAAGTCTATTTTAGAAACATCAGAATTTCAAGCAGAAGCTTACCTACAAATGACACGCATTCAATCAGGAACAGTAGAAAATACTTACTCTCATGCAGTTAATGGTGTGGAAGTTGTTTCCAATACGGTTGTGACTCATACTCCAGAAGAGGTAAAACCAGAAGAACCGAAAAAGGAAGAACCAAAACCAGAAGAACCGAAACACGAGGAACCCAAAGAAGAAGTTTCAAAAGTGGAATTACCTAATACTGGTATGAGTAGTTCCAACAATTTAGCTCTTCTTGGAATGGTTATGGGAACAATCGCTTTAGCTTTATCTATGCGAAAGAAAAAAGAATAG
- a CDS encoding SEC10/PgrA surface exclusion domain-containing protein, whose translation MKLRTTILATTASVTLLGLVNSQPVYANSTTSSQVESLKSELIKAKREYEQAKNIYDNALSSSPSNTITLSDKYIKALKTAFSDFNISQTERDRAKSILQSESLRLKNQNSFHKDVADEGERLVVNNLSLEVRTELSFFAQDLINQVRSQVGTGSVTVSISALDFADKVAKEYVKDDWGLSKLSTLGVSGHNAGGINRVAKIYGLPTSDAESEKRGGQLYENLFFRPVALREATKSQLKEAIYTGMVEFMLNDTEWGHAQAIAGLNWGNPSSKDYFGLSFSSLSSVSSAHFITISQENINRATKSNFSTASVTDPRSSNRYQVVKKLENDYKNKERIYQDLKSKLENQTGKSTVEENNSKKAEPIKPIENTSDWRDKWKQEGSHWYYFDHAGKALVSGWKGNYYLKSNGVMARNEWVYDTNYKAWYYLKSDGSYAQNSWQGSYYLKSDGKMAQSEWLYDSSYEAWYYLKSDGSYAQNSWQGSYYLKSDGKMAQSEWLYDSSYKAWYYLKSDGSYLRDQWFKDGSAWYYLKADGKMAQNETIGGYRLDYSGKWIS comes from the coding sequence ATGAAATTGAGAACAACTATCTTGGCAACAACTGCCAGCGTAACGTTGCTTGGGTTAGTAAATAGTCAACCTGTGTATGCGAATAGTACAACGAGCAGTCAAGTAGAAAGTTTAAAAAGTGAATTGATTAAAGCTAAGAGAGAATATGAACAAGCTAAAAATATCTATGACAATGCTTTATCATCTTCACCTAGCAATACGATTACACTGAGCGATAAGTATATAAAGGCTTTGAAGACGGCTTTTTCTGATTTTAATATTAGTCAGACTGAACGTGATAGAGCGAAGTCTATCTTGCAGTCAGAAAGTTTGAGATTAAAGAATCAAAATAGTTTCCATAAAGATGTTGCTGATGAGGGAGAACGTCTGGTTGTTAATAATTTATCGCTAGAGGTTAGAACAGAGCTATCATTTTTTGCTCAAGATTTAATAAATCAAGTACGCTCACAAGTTGGGACTGGTAGTGTAACTGTTTCAATTTCGGCACTTGACTTCGCAGATAAGGTGGCAAAGGAGTATGTAAAAGATGATTGGGGATTATCTAAATTGAGCACATTAGGTGTATCAGGTCACAATGCCGGAGGTATCAACCGAGTTGCAAAAATCTATGGCTTGCCTACCTCAGATGCTGAATCTGAAAAAAGAGGAGGTCAACTGTATGAGAATTTATTCTTTCGACCTGTAGCGTTAAGAGAAGCTACCAAATCTCAGCTAAAAGAAGCTATTTATACTGGTATGGTTGAATTTATGTTAAACGATACTGAATGGGGACATGCTCAAGCAATTGCAGGATTGAACTGGGGGAATCCATCAAGTAAAGATTATTTTGGCTTATCATTTTCTAGTCTTTCCTCAGTAAGCTCTGCTCATTTCATCACTATTTCTCAGGAAAATATTAATCGAGCAACGAAATCTAATTTTAGTACAGCTTCAGTAACGGATCCAAGATCTTCAAATCGTTATCAGGTTGTAAAAAAATTAGAAAATGATTACAAAAATAAAGAGAGAATTTATCAAGATTTAAAAAGTAAGTTGGAGAACCAGACAGGTAAAAGTACTGTAGAAGAAAATAATTCTAAGAAAGCAGAACCTATTAAACCGATTGAAAACACATCTGATTGGCGCGACAAATGGAAACAAGAGGGAAGTCATTGGTATTATTTTGATCATGCAGGAAAAGCTCTTGTCAGTGGTTGGAAAGGGAACTATTATCTCAAATCAAATGGTGTGATGGCACGTAATGAATGGGTTTATGATACAAACTATAAAGCTTGGTACTACCTCAAATCAGATGGAAGCTATGCACAAAATAGTTGGCAAGGAAGCTACTACCTTAAGTCAGATGGGAAAATGGCACAAAGTGAGTGGTTATACGATTCCAGCTATGAAGCGTGGTACTATCTCAAATCAGATGGAAGCTATGCACAAAATAGCTGGCAAGGAAGCTACTACCTTAAGTCAGATGGGAAAATGGCACAAAGTGAGTGGTTATACGATTCTAGTTATAAAGCTTGGTACTATCTCAAATCAGATGGAAGTTATCTGAGAGATCAATGGTTCAAAGACGGAAGTGCTTGGTATTATTTGAAAGCAGATGGTAAGATGGCACAAAATGAGACGATTGGTGGTTATCGTTTAGATTATTCTGGTAAGTGGATTTCTTAA
- a CDS encoding replication initiator protein A has protein sequence MADITVNQVATQTFYQIPQIFMVNVKKKFSAEGKPTGKIKMTSLYAKKLSNDGKIAYGVLYDRCMLSIHSYRNGELTYVDENGSVFLVYTVEDLMEILDRSKPTVLKIKKELKELGLLREVKQGKNRPNRLYLQNVNAELQEYEHYDAKIVEKGRDKGTVVYHHVKTLDYKGCVLFEIERPGSEEESSILKDENSVLEKPIKSINYGSQKSLPPKKAVKSTNFGSQKSLPPEVKNFNPIKTEKSHTENNSTRHSSRKPASNSKELDQTAGTCDTPSQKTSGKKFIKPQVYSLLQEIADSYRDHLPWYQHYNMTHRQKMIVGQYIQTGWITSSEVLHCIERIPECDSPFAYLIQSIENLIGERKSEAKMQAHREAEYRYLSN, from the coding sequence ATGGCTGATATTACAGTAAATCAAGTAGCAACACAGACCTTCTATCAAATCCCACAAATTTTCATGGTAAATGTTAAGAAGAAATTTTCTGCTGAAGGGAAACCTACTGGGAAAATCAAGATGACGAGTCTCTATGCCAAGAAATTATCAAATGATGGCAAGATTGCTTATGGAGTACTCTATGATCGATGTATGTTGAGTATTCATTCTTACAGAAACGGTGAACTGACTTATGTTGATGAGAATGGTTCAGTATTTCTTGTCTATACGGTTGAGGACTTAATGGAAATTTTAGATCGCAGTAAGCCAACTGTATTGAAAATCAAGAAAGAATTGAAAGAGCTTGGATTGCTTCGTGAAGTGAAACAAGGGAAGAATCGTCCGAATCGTTTGTATCTTCAAAATGTGAATGCTGAATTACAAGAATATGAACACTATGATGCTAAAATCGTAGAAAAAGGACGTGACAAAGGAACTGTAGTCTACCACCATGTAAAAACTTTAGATTACAAAGGTTGTGTCTTATTTGAAATTGAACGTCCAGGCAGTGAAGAAGAATCTTCTATTTTGAAAGATGAAAACTCTGTTTTAGAAAAGCCTATCAAATCAATAAATTATGGAAGTCAAAAATCTTTACCTCCAAAAAAAGCTGTTAAATCAACGAATTTTGGAAGTCAAAAATCTTTACCTCCGGAGGTAAAAAATTTTAACCCTATTAAGACTGAGAAGAGTCATACTGAGAATAATAGTACTAGACATAGTTCTAGAAAGCCTGCTTCCAATTCTAAGGAATTGGATCAGACTGCTGGAACTTGTGACACTCCTTCTCAAAAAACAAGTGGGAAGAAATTTATCAAACCTCAAGTCTATTCTCTCTTGCAGGAAATTGCAGATAGCTACCGAGATCATTTACCGTGGTACCAGCATTATAATATGACTCACCGCCAAAAGATGATTGTTGGCCAATACATTCAGACAGGATGGATAACAAGTAGTGAGGTTCTTCACTGTATCGAACGGATTCCTGAATGTGATAGTCCTTTTGCTTACTTGATTCAATCTATTGAAAATTTGATTGGCGAACGTAAGAGCGAGGCCAAGATGCAAGCTCATAGAGAAGCAGAGTATAGGTATCTGAGTAACTAA